A DNA window from Vigna unguiculata cultivar IT97K-499-35 chromosome 10, ASM411807v1, whole genome shotgun sequence contains the following coding sequences:
- the LOC114166193 gene encoding uncharacterized protein LOC114166193 isoform X1 codes for MEGNKQKGISSSFTSEFFESIKESHPPPSSAGGWIFGSIFSPPSPKTKVLGRESLRSELSRKIANETRNSKIGIQDHSSKYSGSEAHNTVNKDMSSIYQDQRVQPCHLSSSIHYGGQDICPSPQSIHNEGFNTLPYQNDAGDDESELASRGNWWQGSLYY; via the exons atggaagggAATAAGCAAAAGGGCATCTCGTCGTCCTTCACTTCTGAGTTCTTTGAGTCCATCAAAGAGTCTCATCCTCCTCCTTCTTCTGCTGGTGGTTGGATTTTTGGGTCCATTTTTTCACCTCCATCGCCCAAGACCAAG GTGTTGGGGAGAGAATCTCTGCGCTCTGAATTGAGTCGAAAAATTGCCAATGAAACCCGGAACTCCAAAATTGGTATTCAAG ATCACTCCTCCAAGTACAGTGGTAGCGAAGCTCATAACACTGTGAATAAGGATATGAGTTCCATCTATCAGGATCAGAGAGTTCAACCGTGTCACCTTAGTTCATCAATTCATTATGGGGGCCAGGACATCTGTCCTAGTCCTCAGAGTATCCATAATGAGGGGTTCAACACTTTG CCGTACCAGAATGATGCCGGAGATGATGAATCAGAACTTGCTTCAAGAGGAAACTGGTGGCAAG GGTCTCTCTATTATTAA
- the LOC114166193 gene encoding uncharacterized protein LOC114166193 isoform X2 produces the protein MEGNKQKGISSSFTSEFFESIKESHPPPSSAGGWIFGSIFSPPSPKTKVLGRESLRSELSRKIANETRNSKIGIQDHSSKYSGSEAHNTVNKDMSSIYQDQRVQPCHLSSSIHYGGQDICPSPQSIHNEGFNTLNDAGDDESELASRGNWWQGSLYY, from the exons atggaagggAATAAGCAAAAGGGCATCTCGTCGTCCTTCACTTCTGAGTTCTTTGAGTCCATCAAAGAGTCTCATCCTCCTCCTTCTTCTGCTGGTGGTTGGATTTTTGGGTCCATTTTTTCACCTCCATCGCCCAAGACCAAG GTGTTGGGGAGAGAATCTCTGCGCTCTGAATTGAGTCGAAAAATTGCCAATGAAACCCGGAACTCCAAAATTGGTATTCAAG ATCACTCCTCCAAGTACAGTGGTAGCGAAGCTCATAACACTGTGAATAAGGATATGAGTTCCATCTATCAGGATCAGAGAGTTCAACCGTGTCACCTTAGTTCATCAATTCATTATGGGGGCCAGGACATCTGTCCTAGTCCTCAGAGTATCCATAATGAGGGGTTCAACACTTTG AATGATGCCGGAGATGATGAATCAGAACTTGCTTCAAGAGGAAACTGGTGGCAAG GGTCTCTCTATTATTAA